In the genome of Botrytis cinerea B05.10 chromosome 13, complete sequence, one region contains:
- the Bcppm2 gene encoding Bcppm2: MEGQIKNGRRPAKVSKSSGLTKAQKTDDSIMGTNNSSIVSKRSVERLYFPNEPHFFRYFVKKPLRRSPLINRGYWLRMKAIDHVVKQFLEQKSDKQKVVINLGCGYDPLPWQCMSRYPAASQGVKFIDIDYKDLMIKKQTVVQNAPELNSMLTNLNVIQNGDILLSSDQYLQLGCDLRDLKRLEETISKVVDIEKCSFLFTAEVSITYMPTEAADALIQWANKLPEARFCLLEQLLPEEISHPFAKTMMAHFDKLGTPLGACKKYPTVAAQDRRFRSLGWPSVLVRNLWELWGAKDFLDSGERIALDTIEPFDEWEEFALFGCHYLLLVADNVSTENREVIQESSKQNSDGFKTSYTESTYSEYPKAQGQRRFAAPLSLKSEKKGQDLIGNFSGMGLNTRVSSCDVYSTDVHGFSSFDYQGSHSWPSSRMCHTITEIGDGGSLLVGGRTSPDNSIADCWVYHKWLNTWERVDDLPRPRYRHSAVHLGNGFVMVIGGKSTSRTLVDDVMIWSRQRGWVRCNTDSKERPSPTIGSSLVIYPKRVSSNSPESKFGVIAGGIAEDGLVQEEVWEWSISQYAEEQPCIVFALLGSPKTKVENGATLARFGAQALIHQDNIIVVGGVVRDVLLPLSHEICSSSIEGMTGSRLSCSSMSMSLEPRPLLIGTSAISNGDSIIIMGGSAVCFSFGTFWNKGCYTLTTKYSVGPESGEDATNDTTGAPWEFVHTFDGAAAPKPTPISLSSSAPGTQALVKVPRVKVNSSVEFDKILDASKPVILEGLDIGVCTKEWTSEYLKDKVGADREVIVHEASSENMSFSSKNFAYVTKKFGDFLDEAEKGSKLYLRSLSAEKASELPADIVKDYPAISADFKLPSELASVKDNAHSSPLRISGPVNMWLHYDVMANVLCQVRGSKRLLLFPPSDVKYFDFAPGASSSGINVFEDLSDPSLSHTHPHEVVLQPGDVLFLPSLWLHTASPTSGMSVAVNVFFRNLRNGYAAGKDVYGNRDLQAYEKGRQDVAKIVKSFESLPTDVRGFYLQRLADEFMQKAT; encoded by the exons ATGGAAGGCCAAATAAAAAACGGGCGTCGTCCAGCGAAAGTCTCAAAATCGTCTGGGCTGACTAAAGCCCAGAAAACAGACGATTCAATCATGGGT ACCAATAACAGCAGTATTGTTTCCAAACGCAGTGTTGAACGTCTCTACTTTCCAAATGAACCACATTTCTTTCGTTATTTCGTCAAAAAACCCCTTAGGCGATCCCCTCTCATAAATCGTGGATACTGGCTACGCATGAAGGCCATAGACCATGTAGTAAAACAGTTCCTGGAGCAGAAGTCTGACAAACAAAAGGTCGTCATCAATCTAGGATGTGGATA TGATCCCCTTCCATGGCAATGTATGAGCAGATATCCTGCTGCTTCTCAAGGTGTGAAGTTCATCGATATCGATTACAAAGATTTAATGATCAAGAAGCAAACGGTGGTACAAAATGCACCAGAGCTCAATTCTATGCTCACTAACCTGAATGTTATTCAAAATGGAGACATATTGCTCAGTAGTGATCAGTACTTGCAACTGGGATGTGACCTGCGAGATCTCAAACGACTGGAAGAAACTATATCGAAAGTTGTGGATATAGAGAAATGTTCATTCTTGTTTACGGCAGAGGTTTCAATCACATATATGCCTACAGAGGCAGCAGATGCACTGATACAATGGGCAAATAAACTTCCCGAAG CTCGTTTCTGTCTTCTAGAGCAGCTACTTCCAGAAGAAATAAGCCATCCGTTTGCCAAAACAATGATGGCGCACTTTGACAAACTTGGCACGCCTTTAGGCGCCTGTAAAAAATATCCAACTGTGGCAGCGCAAGACAGACGTTTCCGCTCTTTGGGATGGCCATCAGTATTGGTACGCAATCTATGGGAACTCTGGGGAGCTAAAGACTTTCTGGATTCTGGTGAAAGGATTGCTTTGGACACCATTGAACCTTTTGACGAGTGGGAAGAGTTTGCTTTATTTGGCTGTCATTATCTATTGCTCGTTGCAGATAATGTGAGTACAGAGAATCGTGAAGTGATTCAGGAGAGCTCTAAGCAAAACTCGGATGGATTTAAGACTAGCTACACTGAAAGTACATATTCTGAATATCCAAAAGCTCAAGGCCAACGGAGATTTGCTGCCCCACTCTCCTTGAAAAGTGAGAAAAAGGGCCAAGATCTTATTGGTAACTTCTCCGGCATGGGTCTTAATACTCGAGTTAGTAGTTGTGACGTGTACTCTACAGACGTACATGGTTTCAGTTCATTCGATTATCAAGGTTCTCATTCATGGCCATCAAGTCGCATGTGCCACACTATTACCGAAATTGGCGATGGTGGATCTCTATTAGTTGGTGGTCGAACGTCGCCAGATAATTCTATAGCGGATTGTTGGGTATACCATAAATGGTTAAACACTTGGGAGAGAGTTGACGATCTTCCTCGGCCGAGATATCGACATTCCGCTGTCCATCTCGGCAATGGCTTTGTGATGGTGATTGGTGGCAAAAGTACTTCAAGAACCCTGGTTGACGATGTTATGATCTGGAGCCGACAACGTGGATGGGTGAGATGCAATACGGACTCAAAAGAACGGCCATCTCCTACTATTGGTTCTTCTCTTGTTATATATCCCAAAAGAGTGTCATCTAATTCCCCAGAGTCAAAGTTTGGAGTTATCGCTGGTGGCATAGCTGAAGACGGGTTAGTCCAAGAAGAGGTTTGGGAATGGAGTATATCACAATATGCAGAGGAG CAACCCTGCATCGTTTTCGCACTTCTAGGAAGTCCTAAGACGAAGGTCGAAAACGGGGCAACTCTTGCTCGATTTGGCGCACAAGCACTGATCCATCAAGACAATATTATTGTTGTAGGCGGTGTTGTTAGAGATGTTCTATTGCCCCTTTCACACGAGATATGTAGCAGTAGTATCGAAGGTATGACGGGAAGCCGTCTCTCTTGCTCGAGCATGTCAATGAGTCTTGAACCACGGCCACTTCTCATTGGTACTTCTGCAATTTCCAATGGCGATAGTATCATAATCATGGGCGGTTCGGCAGTATGCTTTTCATTTGGAACATTTTGGAACAAGGGTTGCTATACATTAACCACGAAGTACTCTGTTGGCCCCGAATCCGGTGAAGATGCAACGAACGATACTACTGGTGCGCCATGGGAATTTGTGCATACATTTGATGGTGCTGCCGCTCCTAAACCAACTCCTATCAGTCTCTCAAGTTCGGCCCCAGGAACTCAGGCTCTTGTCAAAGTACCACGAGTGAAGGTCAATTCATCTGTAGAGTTTGACAAAATTCTTGATGCCAGCAAACCCGTCATTCTTGAAGGGCTCGATATTGGTGTTTGCACTAAGGAATGGACCTCTGAATATCTGAAGGATAAGGTTGGTGCGGATAGAGAG GTTATTGTGCACGAAGCATCATCAGAGAATATGAGCTTTAGCTCGAAGAACTTCGCGTATGTAACAAAGAAGTTTGGCGACTTTTTAGACGAGGCAGAAAAGGGAAGTAAGCTCTATCTACGTTCACTATCTGCCGAAAAGGCATCAGAACTCCCTGCCGATATTGTGAAAGATTACCCTGCGATTTCCGCGGATTTCAAGCTTCCTTCAGAATTGGCGTCCGTTAAGGATAACGCACACAGCTCTCCACTACGCATCTCCGGACCCGTGAATATGTGGTTACATTATGAT GTTATGGCCAACGTTCTCTGCCAAGTCAGGGGCTCCAAACGCCTTCTACTCTTCCCACCCTCCGATGTCAAATATTTCGACTTCGCCCCTGGTGCTTCAAGTTCAGGTATCAATGTTTTCGAAGATCTCAGCGATCCCAGCCTCTCACATACGCACCCACACGAAGTCGTACTTCAACCGGGCGACGTACTATTCCTCCCTTCGCTCTGGCTACATACCGCCTCGCCTACATCTGGCATGAGCGTCGCGGTCAACGTCTTTTTCCGAAATCTCCGAAATGGTTATGCGGCAGGCAAAGACGTTTATGGTAATCGTGATCTGCAAGCTTATGAGAAAGGAAGACAAGATGTGGCAAAGATCGTGAAGTCTTTTGAAAGTCTGCCTACGGATGTTCGAGGGTTCTATTTACAGAGATTGGCAGATGAGTTTATGCAAAAGGCTACTTAG
- the Bcpet8 gene encoding Bcpet8 has protein sequence MSQSNFTPALLAGALAGTTVDLTLFPLDTLKTRLQSSAGFIASGGFTGVYRGVGSAIIGSAPGAALFFCTYEATKSAFAKRRDALDANIPGGRGTGRAIEHMAAASLGEIAACAVRVPTEVVKQRAQAGQYSSSLLTLKAILGQYKHIGIVGVWKELYRGWSVTIMREVPFTIIQFPLWESMKAYRKRTSGRDTVNAVESGLMGSLAGAVAAAATTPLDVLKTRMMLEKQKKSTKVLLKEIIAKGGPKAFFAGIGPRVMWISIGGAIFLGSYQWAYNELAKEVKE, from the coding sequence ATGTCACAATCAAACTTCACCCCCGCTCTCCTAGCGGGAGCCCTCGCCGGTACCACGGTCGACCTCACCCTTTTCCCCCTCGATACTTTAAAAACCCGCCTGCAATCCTCCGCCGGCTTCATTGCCTCTGGAGGCTTTACAGGAGTATATCGAGGAGTCGGTTCTGCTATAATTGGCTCTGCGCCCGGAGCTGCATTGTTCTTTTGTACGTACGAAGCTACCAAAAGCGCATTCGCGAAACGACGGGATGCTTTAGATGCGAATATTCCTGGAGGTCGCGGAACGGGGAGAGCAATCGAACATATGGCTGCAGCGAGTTTGGGAGAGATCGCCGCTTGTGCCGTTCGTGTGCCTACGGAGGTTGTCAAGCAGAGAGCTCAGGCGGGGCAATATTCAAGCTCCTTACTCACGCTCAAGGCGATTCTGGGACAATACAAACACATTGGGATTGTAGGAGTGTGGAAGGAACTCTACCGCGGCTGGAGTGTTACCATAATGCGGGAAGTGCCTTTCACAATCATACAATTTCCTCTTTGGGAATCCATGAAGGCATATAGGAAGAGAACAAGCGGAAGAGATACTGTGAACGCAGTGGAGAGTGGGCTTATGGGAAGTCTTGCTGGTGCAGTGGCGGCTGCGGCTACCACTCCTTTGGATGTGCTGAAGACGAGGATGATGTtagagaagcagaagaagtcGACAAAGGTTTTGTTGAAGGAGATAATAGCTAAGGGTGGTCCAAAGGCATTCTTCGCAGGGATAGGTCCAAGAGTAATGTGGATCAGTATTGGAGGAGCTATATTCTTGGGTAGCTACCAATGGGCATACAATGAATTGGCTAAGGAGGTAAAGGAATAG
- the Bcpps1 gene encoding Bcpps1 → MATIALPRPIPAGHTRSSSPPHSHPLTPTLSLDSINSSSAFPIPIPNKHLPVCPPGPTPSEKPDTPPNSPPAKELSLSPQRSILYPPVNYNSRYIDSSIIYEIDAAGVAAALEHLAGQPLPDPSQVFPWFHGLHPSNHIQQAFFIARRRTLRRTPKCIRGITIVKADGDLTSSRLKGAITPDEFLKFGLTTEFQEVDPKEGFSVRNFQIQPAKSAMVSDVIVYGEDSRNVERLAKEIAAAQQVVRETHFNQGHEISQYNTFICTSAFSEFEEEYPQIVSVDSRARWTGEVMDFFHQERVEMCAMTKASEIDHNVWLGPTPDGYSETRQASSGGEFDILIECNDMGHINPRELQEIAEGRSNKRQLGFPSSGMIQPPSWEHEQADGILETCKWIYNLSHGILPEDEDGDIDLTTKVKGKKILIHCTDGYTESTLLGLAYFTYATGLSIPKAWLDLHISKKRNFFAYPQDVSLLTTIAPRLLSESPVHRNSSLLDITDLAKEEPEWIKCMDGSLPSRVTDYMYLGNLGHANNPDLLRRLGIKQILSVGETATWKDGEMNKWGKDNVMVIQRVQDNGVDPLTDEFGRCLDFIERGKLNKTATLVHCRVGVSRSATICIAEVMRTMHLSFPRAYCFVRARRLNVIIQPHLRFSYELLKWEEKLKMSGGKFGGKCKGRELEWPDIAREIAEMNRPYSAGR, encoded by the exons atggCTACAATTGCTCTACCCAGGCCCATTCCCGCAGGACACACGAGATCTTCTTCACCACCCCACTCGCACCCTTTAACTCCCACGCTAAGCCTGGATTCCATCAATTCGTCGTCGgctttcccaattcccattccaaATAAACATCTACCAGTATGCCCTCCAGGTCCCACTCCATCCGAGAAACCAGATACCCCTCCCAACTCCCCACCAGCCAAAGAACTTTCTTTGTCCCCCCAGCGATCAATCCTGTATCCGCCCGTCAATTATAATTCACGATACATTGACTCTTCCATAATATATGAGATCGACGCAGCGGGCGTAGCTGCTGCTTTGGAACATTTAGCAGGCCAACCCCTACCTGACCCCTCTCAAGTCTTTCCATGGTTCCATGGTCTGCATCCCTCCAATCACATCCAACAAGCTTTCTTTATAGCACGGCGGCGAACCTTACGAAGAACACCAAAATGTATTCGAGGTATCACAATTGTCAAGGCCGATGGAGATTTGACTTCTTCAAGACTGAAGGGTGCAATTACTCCTGATGAGTTCTTGAAGTTTGGTCTCACGACAGAATTTCAAGAAGTCGATCCAAAAGAAGGGTTCTCGGTCCGAAACTTTCAAATACAACCCGCGAAATCTGCCATGGTATCAGACGTCATTGTTTACGGAGAGGATTCTCGTAATGTTGAGAGGCTGGCGAAGGAAATTGCTGCTGCACAACAAGTTGTTCGCGAGACTCATTTTAATCAAGGTCATGAAATATCTCAATACAATACGTTTATATGCACTAGCGCGTTCAGTGAGTTCGAGGAAGAGTACCCGCAAATCGTGTCGGTGGATTCTCGGGCCAGATGGACTGGGGAAGTCATGGATTTCTTTCACCAGGAAAGAGTGGAGATGTGTGCCATGACAAAAGCTTCGGAAATCGATCATAATGTGTGGTTGGGTCCAACCCCAGATGGATACTCGGAAACTCGCCAAGCATCTTCGGGaggagaatttgatattctcatCGAATGCAATGATATGGGTCATATCAATCCTCGAGAATTACAAGAAATTGCAGAAGGTAGATCAAACAAACGACAATTAGGATTTCCATCCTCCGGAATGATTCAACCACCGTCGTGGGAGCACGAACAAGCAGATGGAATTCTCGAAACTTGTAAATGGATATACAATCTCTCCCACGGTATTTTGCcggaggatgaagatggtgatattgatttgaccACTAAGGTAAAGGGAAAAAAGATACTGATTCATTGTACTGATGGCTACACCGAATCTACTCTCCTCGGTCTTGCATATTTCACTTATGCAACCGGTCTCTCTATCCCTAAAGCCTGGCTTGATTTGCACATTTCAAAGAAGCGCAACTTCTTTGCATACCCGCAAGATGTCAGTCTTCTTACAACCATCGCACCTCGCCTCCTTTCTGAATCGCCTGTTCATCGAAATTCAAGTTTGTTGGATATTACCGATCTTGCCAAAGAGGAACCGGAGTGGATAAAGTGTATGGATGGAAGTCTCCCTTCTCGGGTTACTGACTATATGTACCTCGGGAATCTTGGACACGCTAATAATCCGGATCTTCTAAGACGTCTTGGcatcaaacaaattttgaGTGTGGGTGAAACTGCAACGTGGAAGGATGGCGAAATGAACAAATGGGGAAAAGACAATGTGATGGTTATTCAACGGGTGCAAGACAATGGTGTAGACCCTTTGACCGATGAGTTCGGACGATGTTTGGATTTTATTG AAAGAGGCAAACTAAATAAGACAGCAACCTTGGTTCATTGCCGTGTGGGTGTATCTCGGAGCGCAACTATCTGCATAGCCGAGGTCATGCGTACAATGCATCTTTCATTTCCGCGCGCGTATTGTTTTGTCAGAGCCAGAAGATTAAATGTTATCATCCAGCCACATTTGAGATTTAGTTATGAACTTTTGAAATGGGAAGAGAAACTTAAAATGTCAGGAGGCAAGTTTGGGGGAAAGTGTAAAGGCAGGGAATTGGAGTGGCCTGATATTGCAAGAGAAATCGCAGAGATGAACAGACCCTACAGTGCTGGTAGATGA